One region of Cyanobium sp. M30B3 genomic DNA includes:
- a CDS encoding cation:proton antiporter, whose product MTPSEPVATALQLSLPGVLAVIAVIYLATLVASRLAVQLRVPAILGILVLGVAIQPGTGLLSVNAVDALNTVTLSMLLFVAGLNSDTQHIRGFLGYGVLLAVGGVAVSSLVLGGLIWAVFQGLGNPIPLTLALLVAACLGSTDAGATLSVLRSVQDRIPARVRSLVEFESSVNDPAAILFLFLIVGLTGQGGSEGAALLDQLQGFIKSVGSGILVGLMLTYLAQFVLNQLITSKDQILVVGIAIALASYGFASLLGGSGFIAAYVTGLFLANNIYDNKLITPELLEHSLEPFNTTMQITVFLLFGVLIEARSIPGALLPGVLVALALMLVARPLSVLLFQRWSPFDWRGGALIAWCGLRGAVPIALGYSVTQALPSLPGLSPADLPRLEALVEGLIFVVVFLNLSLQGLSLPWLCRRLER is encoded by the coding sequence ATGACCCCCAGCGAACCCGTGGCCACCGCCCTGCAGCTGAGCCTGCCCGGAGTGCTGGCCGTGATCGCCGTGATCTATCTGGCCACCCTGGTGGCCAGCCGCCTGGCGGTGCAGCTGCGGGTCCCCGCCATCCTCGGCATCCTGGTGCTGGGCGTGGCGATCCAGCCCGGCACGGGCCTGCTGTCGGTGAACGCGGTGGATGCCCTGAACACGGTGACCCTGAGCATGCTGTTGTTCGTGGCCGGGCTCAACTCCGACACCCAGCACATCCGCGGCTTCCTGGGCTACGGGGTGCTGCTGGCGGTGGGGGGCGTGGCCGTGTCGTCGCTGGTGCTCGGCGGCCTGATCTGGGCGGTGTTCCAGGGGCTGGGCAACCCCATCCCGCTCACGCTGGCCCTGCTGGTGGCGGCCTGCCTGGGCTCCACCGACGCCGGCGCCACCCTGAGCGTGCTGCGCAGCGTGCAGGACCGCATCCCCGCGCGGGTGCGCTCGCTGGTGGAGTTCGAGTCGTCGGTGAACGATCCCGCCGCCATCCTGTTCCTGTTTCTGATCGTGGGCCTCACCGGCCAGGGGGGCAGTGAAGGGGCGGCGCTGCTGGACCAGCTGCAGGGCTTCATCAAGAGCGTGGGCAGCGGCATCCTCGTGGGCCTGATGCTCACCTATCTGGCCCAGTTCGTGCTCAACCAGCTGATCACCAGCAAGGACCAGATCCTGGTGGTGGGCATCGCCATTGCCCTGGCCTCCTATGGCTTCGCCAGCCTGCTGGGCGGCTCCGGCTTCATCGCCGCCTACGTGACGGGGCTGTTCCTGGCCAACAACATCTACGACAACAAACTGATCACCCCGGAGCTGCTCGAACACAGCCTGGAGCCGTTCAACACCACGATGCAGATCACGGTGTTCCTGCTGTTCGGCGTGCTGATCGAAGCCCGCAGCATTCCCGGCGCCCTGCTGCCCGGGGTGCTGGTGGCCCTGGCGCTGATGCTGGTGGCCCGGCCCCTGAGCGTGCTGCTCTTCCAGCGCTGGTCACCCTTCGACTGGCGCGGTGGGGCGCTGATCGCCTGGTGCGGCCTGCGCGGAGCGGTGCCGATCGCCCTGGGCTACAGCGTGACCCAGGCCCTGCCCTCCCTGCCGGGCCTCTCCCCCGC
- the gatB gene encoding Asp-tRNA(Asn)/Glu-tRNA(Gln) amidotransferase subunit GatB → MVADGAANGPGSAAWEAVIGLETHVQLGTASKIFTGASTTFGDDPNTHIDPVVCGLPGTLPVLNQKVLEYAVKAAMALNLKIAEHSKFDRKQYFYPDLPKNYQISQYDEPIAEDGWIEVEVAEKGRETYTKTIGIERLHMEEDAGKLVHAGSDRLAGSTHSLVDYNRAGVALAEIVSKPDLRTGREAAEYASEIRRIMRYLGVSDGNMQEGSLRCDVNISVRRGPDAPFGTKVEIKNMNSFSAIQKAIDFEIQRQIKAYEAGEPVVQETRLWDEGKQLTRSMRSKEGASDYRYFPDPDLGPIEVSAERREGWRAELPELPAAKRHRYAEQLGLSQYDARVLTDERPMADYFEAVVAAGADPKAAANWISGDIAAHVNANRLSYAELPFRPEQLAEMVQLIEAGVISGKIAKEILPELLEQGGSPRAIVDQRGLGMISDPAAITAIVEELLAAHPEEVEAFRGGKTKLQGFFVGQLMKKTGGKADPKLANQILSQKLKG, encoded by the coding sequence ATGGTGGCTGATGGTGCGGCGAACGGGCCAGGGAGCGCGGCATGGGAGGCCGTGATCGGCCTGGAGACCCACGTGCAGCTGGGCACCGCCAGCAAGATCTTCACCGGCGCCTCCACCACCTTCGGCGACGACCCCAACACCCACATCGATCCGGTGGTGTGCGGTCTGCCGGGCACCCTGCCGGTGCTCAATCAGAAGGTGCTCGAATATGCGGTGAAGGCGGCGATGGCGCTCAACCTCAAGATTGCCGAGCACAGCAAGTTCGACCGCAAACAGTATTTCTATCCCGACCTGCCCAAGAACTACCAGATCTCCCAGTACGACGAGCCGATCGCCGAAGACGGCTGGATCGAGGTGGAAGTGGCTGAAAAGGGCAGGGAAACCTATACGAAAACAATCGGCATCGAGCGTCTGCACATGGAGGAGGACGCCGGCAAGTTGGTGCACGCCGGCAGCGACCGCCTGGCCGGCTCCACCCACTCCCTGGTGGACTACAACCGCGCCGGTGTGGCCCTGGCCGAGATCGTGAGCAAGCCCGATCTGCGCACCGGCCGCGAGGCGGCCGAATACGCCTCGGAGATCCGCCGGATCATGCGCTATCTGGGCGTGAGCGACGGCAACATGCAGGAGGGCTCCCTGCGCTGCGACGTGAACATCTCGGTGCGGCGCGGCCCCGATGCCCCCTTCGGCACGAAGGTGGAGATCAAGAACATGAACTCCTTCTCGGCCATCCAGAAGGCGATTGATTTCGAGATCCAGCGCCAGATCAAGGCCTATGAGGCCGGCGAGCCGGTGGTGCAGGAAACCCGCCTCTGGGACGAGGGCAAGCAGCTCACCAGGAGCATGCGCTCCAAGGAGGGCGCCAGCGACTACCGCTACTTCCCCGACCCCGATCTCGGCCCGATCGAGGTGAGTGCCGAGCGGCGCGAGGGCTGGCGGGCCGAGCTGCCGGAACTGCCGGCCGCCAAGCGCCACCGCTACGCCGAGCAGCTGGGCCTGTCCCAGTACGACGCCCGGGTGCTCACCGACGAGCGGCCGATGGCCGACTACTTCGAAGCGGTGGTGGCCGCCGGCGCCGATCCCAAGGCGGCGGCCAACTGGATCAGCGGCGACATCGCCGCCCACGTGAATGCCAACCGGCTCTCGTATGCGGAGCTGCCCTTCCGGCCCGAGCAGCTGGCCGAGATGGTGCAGCTGATCGAGGCCGGCGTGATCAGCGGCAAGATCGCCAAGGAGATCCTGCCGGAGCTGCTGGAGCAGGGCGGCTCCCCCAGGGCGATTGTCGATCAGCGCGGCCTGGGCATGATCAGCGACCCCGCAGCGATCACGGCGATCGTGGAGGAGCTGCTGGCGGCCCACCCCGAGGAGGTGGAGGCATTCCGCGGCGGCAAGACCAAGCTGCAGGGCTTCTTCGTGGGCCAGCTGATGAAGAAGACCGGCGGCAAGGCCGACCCCAAGCTCGCCAACCAGATCCTCAGCCAGAAGCTGAAGGGCTGA
- the argJ gene encoding bifunctional glutamate N-acetyltransferase/amino-acid acetyltransferase ArgJ: MTHPWTPIPGGITAPAGFRAAAVTAGLKASGKPDLSLLLAPPGAVCAGTFTTSLVRAACVDLCAERLVASGGRARAVLTNSGQANACTGERGLADSLTATAALAGRLGLAPEEVLICSTGVIGVPIPMDTLVAGLDPLVAALSPGAGAAAAQAILTTDLVDKQIALEAGLGGRPVRIGGMAKGSGMIHPNMATMLGYLTCDAGVPAEVWRGMVQRAVDRSFNAITVDGDTSTNDTFLAFAAGEPLSPELYGALEAGLTAVSQHLARAIARDGEGATCLIAVRVEGASDEAGARAIARTVCGSSLVKCAVHGRDPNWGRIVAAAGRAGVPFDPGAVALWLGEHQLMAAGQPLAFDRAAASAYLRACASGAYLQDDCVQIRLVVGAGCAAAVAWGCDLSDQYVRINADYTT; encoded by the coding sequence TTGACCCACCCCTGGACTCCGATTCCCGGCGGCATCACCGCGCCGGCCGGCTTCCGTGCCGCCGCCGTCACCGCTGGCCTCAAGGCCTCCGGCAAGCCGGACCTCTCGCTGCTGCTGGCCCCGCCCGGTGCGGTCTGCGCCGGCACCTTCACCACCTCGCTGGTGCGGGCCGCCTGCGTGGACCTCTGCGCCGAGCGGCTGGTGGCCAGTGGCGGCCGGGCCCGGGCGGTGCTCACCAACTCCGGCCAGGCCAACGCCTGCACCGGCGAGCGGGGCCTGGCCGACAGCCTCACCGCCACCGCCGCCCTGGCCGGGCGCCTGGGGCTTGCTCCGGAGGAGGTGCTGATCTGCTCCACCGGCGTGATCGGCGTGCCGATCCCGATGGACACGCTGGTGGCGGGCCTCGATCCGCTGGTGGCGGCCCTCAGCCCTGGGGCCGGTGCGGCGGCGGCCCAGGCGATCCTCACCACCGATCTGGTGGACAAGCAGATTGCCCTGGAGGCCGGGTTGGGCGGCCGCCCGGTGCGCATCGGCGGCATGGCCAAGGGCTCCGGGATGATCCACCCGAACATGGCCACGATGCTGGGCTACCTCACGTGTGATGCGGGCGTGCCGGCGGAGGTATGGCGGGGCATGGTGCAGCGCGCCGTGGATCGCTCCTTCAACGCGATCACGGTGGACGGCGACACCAGCACCAACGACACGTTCCTGGCGTTTGCAGCCGGCGAGCCCCTGAGCCCCGAGCTCTATGGCGCGCTGGAGGCCGGCCTGACGGCGGTGTCGCAGCACCTGGCCAGGGCGATCGCCCGCGACGGCGAGGGCGCCACCTGCCTGATCGCGGTGCGGGTGGAGGGAGCGAGCGACGAGGCCGGCGCCCGCGCCATCGCCCGCACCGTGTGCGGCTCCTCCCTGGTGAAGTGCGCCGTCCACGGCCGCGACCCCAACTGGGGCCGGATCGTGGCCGCCGCCGGCCGCGCCGGCGTGCCCTTCGACCCCGGGGCGGTGGCCCTCTGGCTGGGGGAGCACCAGCTGATGGCCGCCGGCCAGCCCCTGGCCTTCGATCGCGCTGCGGCCAGCGCCTACCTGCGGGCCTGCGCCAGCGGGGCCTATCTGCAGGACGATTGCGTGCAGATCCGCCTGGTTGTGGGCGCCGGTTGCGCCGCCGCCGTGGCCTGGGGCTGTGACCTCTCCGATCAGTACGTGCGCATCAACGCCGACTACACCACCTAA
- a CDS encoding Uma2 family endonuclease, translating to MTVASPAAALRHPARCPARFTVEQFHRLCEAVPEQRLELIDGEVLEVIAKGTRHTAVVHRLIRAIEACLAAAPQEPLQLRVRAPLDLGPAHEPEPDLALVARRDDDYWHAHPTAAETALVIEVADSSLVFDLEAKARLYAAAGIPHYWVVDVQAPRLHLVHTGPGAVPGWLGRLRESVEQILTALPQG from the coding sequence ATGACGGTCGCCAGCCCCGCTGCTGCTCTTCGGCATCCGGCCCGGTGCCCTGCGCGCTTCACCGTGGAGCAGTTCCACCGGCTGTGCGAGGCCGTGCCGGAACAGCGTCTGGAGTTGATCGATGGTGAGGTGCTGGAGGTGATCGCCAAGGGCACGCGGCACACGGCGGTGGTGCACCGGTTGATCCGCGCGATCGAGGCCTGTCTGGCTGCTGCACCCCAGGAGCCCCTGCAGTTGCGGGTTAGGGCCCCGCTCGATCTCGGACCGGCCCATGAGCCTGAGCCCGACCTCGCCCTGGTGGCCCGCCGGGACGACGACTACTGGCATGCCCACCCCACCGCGGCCGAGACCGCCCTGGTGATTGAGGTGGCTGATTCCAGCCTGGTGTTCGATCTGGAGGCCAAGGCTCGCCTCTATGCCGCTGCGGGCATCCCCCACTACTGGGTGGTGGATGTGCAGGCCCCGCGTCTGCATCTGGTGCACACAGGGCCGGGGGCCGTGCCCGGCTGGCTCGGCCGGCTCAGGGAGTCGGTGGAGCAGATCCTGACGGCCCTGCCCCAGGGCTGA
- a CDS encoding dephospho-CoA kinase has protein sequence MASPPQQRIGLTGGIASGKSTVGRLLAARGLPVLDADVFAREALAAGSAGARAVLERYGARVRPPGTGTGEAAIDRAALGRIVFGDAGQRQWLERLVHPLVRERFAAELARLAEAPVVVLIIPLLFEAGLEQLCSTIWLVDCDEDQQLQRLMARNGLSAAEARARLAAQWPLARKRALADVVLDNRGTPEQLTAQVAAALSPGAGPSGSAPPTP, from the coding sequence ATGGCCTCACCACCCCAGCAGCGCATCGGCCTCACCGGCGGCATCGCCAGCGGCAAGAGCACGGTGGGGCGACTGCTGGCCGCGCGGGGCCTGCCGGTGCTCGATGCGGATGTCTTTGCCCGGGAGGCCCTGGCAGCGGGGAGCGCGGGCGCCCGGGCCGTGCTGGAGCGCTATGGCGCGCGGGTGCGGCCCCCGGGCACCGGTACCGGTGAGGCAGCGATCGATCGGGCGGCCCTCGGGCGGATCGTGTTTGGCGATGCCGGCCAGCGGCAGTGGCTGGAGCGGCTGGTGCACCCGCTGGTGCGCGAGCGGTTTGCCGCCGAACTGGCGCGGCTGGCCGAGGCGCCGGTGGTGGTGCTGATAATCCCGCTGCTGTTTGAGGCCGGCCTGGAGCAGCTCTGCAGCACGATCTGGCTGGTGGACTGCGACGAGGACCAGCAACTGCAGCGGCTGATGGCGCGCAACGGCCTCAGCGCAGCCGAGGCCCGGGCGCGCCTCGCGGCCCAGTGGCCGCTGGCGCGCAAGCGGGCGCTGGCCGACGTGGTGCTCGATAACCGGGGCACCCCTGAGCAGTTGACGGCACAGGTGGCAGCAGCGCTCAGCCCTGGGGCAGGGCCGTCAGGATCTGCTCCACCGACTCCCTGA
- a CDS encoding sodium:alanine symporter family protein produces MELVAALHRFVWGLLADWVCFVAVFLCLGLNFGPWRLIPYGLRQLWRSLRHPGMPAGDGELDSGTAFLVTLGGTVGIGNITGVALAMSIGGPGVLAWLWAVSLVGMALKFAETVLAVRFRRPQADGSVLAGPMLTIQRGLNRRWRALAVLFAAMTVLSAFGASNGLQVGQLAAVMAQDLGSPPLLTGLLTALATAAVLSGGLRRVGRVATLLVPLMVLGYGLAMAVLLLEHAAALRPALDQVLAGALAPRAIAAGGVAVTVGAAVRLAVFSNEAGTGSAAIVQAAARPADPLRQGSIAMLGNLIDAALCSATALLLIASGAAGGGEGSDPLALVNAAMTWARPGSLWISHLAIVLFGFSTILSAGVVAERCLLFLAGARWRLAFRCCWCGALVLFAAFGGGGLWLIAELLEALVVLPNLLSLLLLSPLLFRWFADQVPAMVAVPAATDPAPSSSPPSSSP; encoded by the coding sequence ATGGAACTGGTTGCGGCGCTTCACCGCTTCGTGTGGGGGCTCCTGGCCGACTGGGTGTGCTTTGTGGCGGTGTTCCTCTGCCTCGGGCTCAATTTCGGGCCCTGGCGGCTGATTCCCTATGGGCTGCGCCAGCTCTGGCGGAGCCTGCGCCATCCCGGAATGCCGGCCGGCGACGGCGAACTGGATAGCGGGACGGCCTTCCTGGTGACCCTGGGCGGCACCGTGGGCATCGGCAACATCACCGGCGTGGCGCTGGCGATGAGCATCGGCGGGCCGGGGGTGCTGGCCTGGCTGTGGGCCGTGTCGCTGGTGGGCATGGCCCTCAAGTTCGCGGAGACAGTGCTGGCCGTTCGCTTCCGCAGGCCCCAGGCCGACGGCAGCGTGCTGGCCGGGCCGATGCTCACGATCCAGAGGGGGCTGAACCGCCGCTGGCGGGCTCTGGCGGTGCTGTTCGCGGCGATGACCGTGCTCTCGGCCTTCGGCGCCTCCAACGGCCTGCAGGTGGGCCAGCTGGCCGCCGTGATGGCCCAGGACCTGGGCAGTCCGCCGCTGCTCACGGGGCTGCTGACGGCCCTGGCCACGGCGGCGGTGCTCAGTGGCGGCCTGCGGCGGGTGGGCAGGGTGGCCACCCTGCTGGTGCCGCTGATGGTGCTGGGCTATGGGCTGGCCATGGCCGTGCTGCTGCTGGAGCACGCCGCCGCCCTGCGCCCCGCGCTGGATCAGGTGCTGGCGGGGGCCCTCGCACCCCGGGCGATCGCCGCTGGGGGCGTGGCCGTGACGGTGGGCGCGGCGGTGCGCCTGGCGGTGTTCTCCAACGAGGCCGGCACGGGCAGCGCCGCCATCGTGCAGGCTGCCGCCAGACCCGCCGACCCCCTGCGCCAGGGCTCGATCGCCATGCTCGGCAACCTGATCGACGCGGCGCTGTGCAGTGCCACCGCTCTGCTGCTGATCGCCAGTGGCGCCGCCGGAGGGGGCGAAGGCAGCGACCCGCTGGCCCTGGTGAACGCGGCGATGACCTGGGCCCGGCCAGGGTCGCTGTGGATCAGCCACCTGGCGATCGTGCTGTTCGGCTTCAGCACCATCCTCAGCGCCGGCGTGGTGGCGGAGCGCTGCCTGCTGTTTCTGGCGGGCGCCCGCTGGCGCCTGGCCTTCCGCTGCTGCTGGTGCGGGGCCCTGGTGCTGTTTGCCGCCTTCGGCGGCGGCGGCCTGTGGCTGATCGCCGAGCTGCTGGAAGCCCTGGTGGTGCTGCCCAACCTGCTCAGCCTGCTGCTGCTCTCGCCCCTGCTGTTCCGGTGGTTCGCCGACCAGGTGCCGGCGATGGTCGCCGTCCCGGCAGCGACCGATCCAGCCCCCAGCTCCTCTCCCCCCAGCAGCAGCCCATGA